The window AAAAACTCCGGCTATACCATTAAAATCATATTCTTTTAGGGTGTGTCTGAAAATTGCTTGTTCCAAGATGTGCATTACACTTTGTGGGAGATTTGTTCCAGATGAAGGCGGCGTAGTGGGCTACGCCAACTGAATTTGGAGCAAATATGCCGCAAAGTGGAGCGCGCAGATTGGGGCAATGAGTTTTCAGACACTCCCTAGAATAAAAAGCCGGCAATGAACCGGATAATCGGCCCAATGATAAACATATCGGAATCAGCAGCCCACATTACCACATCGGGAACCGTCGATGGAGCCAGGAACGTAACCATGATATATTGACCAACTGCAATGACAGTTGCAGTAATCACACCTGCAAACAGCGCACCTCTGATTCCTCCTGTTTTATTTCCAAAGACTCCTGCTGTTCCTGCATGGAAGAAAATAGCAATCATAGTTGGAACAAACACATAGCCTACGGTATTTCCTAAAACCACAAGCCAGACTAAGCTTGCTACAAATGCTCCCAGGAATCCGATAATAACCGCATTTGGTGCATAAGGATAAACAATGGGACAATCAAGGGCAGGTACTGCACCTGGAACAACTTTCGTAGCAATTCCCTTAAAAGCAGGTACCATTTCACCAATAAACATGCGGACCCCGAAAAGCACCACAGCAATACCGCCTGCAAATTGTAAACTGGTTAATATGGAGTATATGATAAAGCTTGTATCTCCTGAGGTTGCAAGAATCTCTCCGGCACCCTCTGTCTGTTTCATCATAAGAAGAACGGTACCAATGATGAACAAAACTGCCATGGTAATTCCGGTAACAATATTTGAATCCCTTAAGAATCCCCATTTATCAGAGATAACCAGATCTTCCGTGCTCTTGTCCTTATTTCCCACAAATTTGCCGGCCACTGCACCTAAAAATGCAACAGAGGCTGATGTATGTCCCAGTGCCACACTGTCATTTCCCGTGATCTTTCTTAAGAAAGGCTGTGTCAAAGCAGGCTGTAATGTCCAATAAACGCCCAGTACAATTGATAAAAATACTATTACTGCAAATGTATTGGCATTGATATTCTGATCAAAAATGATTCCTGCAAAAATAAGAGAAGTCCAGAACATCATATGACCGGTTAAGTAGATATACTTAAATTTTGTGAAACGTGCCAGCAGCACATTGATCAGAAATCCGAATGTCATAGAAAGGGTAACAACGGTACCGAATTTCTTAACAAAGTCATTCTGCCCCATGTAAGTACCAAGACTCTGGGCTTCCAGTCCAAAAACCTCAGCCCACATAGGCTGAAAAACATTTAATGAAGAAACCACAATTCCCGAACCGATTCCTATAATCTGAAAACCAATAATCGCTTTAATCGTTCCCTGGACCGTCTGACTGAATGACTTCTTTTGGAGAATTAACCCCAACATAACGATAATTCCTAATAAAAAGCCGGCATTCCCGAAAATATTAGTTGCAATCCAATTCACAGCTGCCATAACGAAACCTCCTCCGTAGGTAGTTAGAAAACATTATTTTCCTTTAAAACTCTTTTAATTTCTTCTTTGTCTATAAAATTATCCAGAATAATTACTTTTCCCCGCGGATTCTGAAGGGACTGTGCAATTTCCTTTGTTGTAACAATGAAGTCACATGCTTCAGCGCTTGCTGCAGAAGCATCGCTGTGTTCCACTTCCGCTTTTACTCCCTCTGTCTGAAAAACCTCCTCAATATTCATCCGAAGTATGAGGGATGATCCCATTCCCAATCCGCAAACTGCTAATACTTTCATCATTTTCATCTCCTTTGCTTAATTATTGTTTAACACTGACATCACCTCATCAGTTGTTTTGCACTGATACAGTTTTTCTATCACACGTTCTTTGCCTAAAAGTCCGGCTATTTTCGTCATAAACTCAAGATGCTCATTGTCATTGCTGGTTGCAAGTGCCATAATCAGCTTCACAGGATCATTGCTGCTTCCAAAAGAAACCGGATTTTTAAGGGTAATTAAGGATATTCCGGATTGAATGACCCCCTCCTCCGGCCTTGCATGGGGCATGGCAAAACCAGGTGCAATGGCAAAATAAGGACCGTTCTTTTCGAAGTTTTTCAGCATTGCATCAATATACCCCTGCCTGATATACCCTTCTTGAAGGAGCACCTGTCCGGCTTTTACAATTCCTTCCTGTGCATCAGAGGCATCAAGCCTTAATGCAATACATTTTTCATTGATAATACTCATACAATTCACCTACTTTAATTTTTTTATATATTCCAATAGCTGGTTCGGCGTTTTCACCTCTTTTTTATAGTCCAGGAAGGACTGGTTTTCACTTAACTCCATGAGAGCTGTCAGTGCTGTTGTATACTCATTGCCTGCAACATTACAGAAGCTGATAACCGTATCAATCTTTTTCCCATTTTCAAATACCACCGGCTCTTTTAATGTAATCAGACTGAATGCGGTCTTTTTCACGTTATTTTTATTTCTGGCGTGAGGCAGGGCAATTCCGTTGCCAATGGTGATATAAGAACCGAATTCTTTGATATTATTGATCATATCCTCCACATAGGACGGTAAGACACAATCCGTCTCTACCAGAAGGCCGCCCGCAGCATAGATAGCTTCCTGCCAGTCATGATACGTCTGATTGACAAGGATCCTGGTTTCAGGCAGAAACTTCAGTAAAATCTCATACTTAGAATGTTCCAGGTCTCTGATTCCATATAATTCCTTTAAATTTTTTTCCAAACGGGAACGATTGGTTATCACTGCATTCTGTTCTATTAGCTGCATCAGAGCGGATAAATCATTGCCCCCGCGGACCATTCCAGCTTTTATCAAAGCTTCTGTATCCTGCTCCGTCAGCAGCGGATTCACCTCCACCACATTGCTGATTGTATTTATTTTTACAGGGACTGTTGATACGAACAAATCAATATTCTGGTTATCCACATAAGCATCCAGCTTATAATAAGGGATCACATCTTCGATCACCACATCAAACTTCTGCATAATTTTATTTTTCACCATCTGAGCGGTTCCATAGCCCAAGCCACAGATCAGAACAATCCTGCGTACTCTTTTCTTCTGTTTGCGGACCTGTGAAATAATATTTTCAAGCAGCAAAGTGAAATAGCCGATATCATCCTGTGAAAACTTCTTTTCCAGATAATTTTCAAGCCCTTCTAAACTGCTTTCAACATCATGAAACGCTTCTCTGTATTCTTCTTTTATGTCCTGAAGAATTGGATTCTGAATGTAAATATTTCGCCTTACTCTCTCCACTGCTGCGTAGAAATGGTTGTTGAGCATATCCAGCGCCTCGTTTAAGCTGTATTCATTTGATAATGACTGAAAGGACCGGTTGGTGTATTTTTGAAGTAAATCAGAAACAAGGCGATGGATCCAGATCATACTTCCAATTAACAGATACTGATCTTTTTCGTTGCTTTCTATGGAATAACCCTTGTTTAGAACAATGACAAATTTAAAAAATTCTTCACAGGGCAGTTTGATCTTTAAGTTTTTCTCACAGGAAATGCTGATGGCTTCTGCCAGCTTTCTCCCTTCCAATCCAACGTATTCTTCTGTATCTGCTGAAACGTAACACCCGTTTCCTGTTCTGTAAAATATCAGGATCAGATTCACCATGGCCAGTATATAGATTTCATCATTCTGAATAACCGGAAGATATTCCCATATGGAGGAAAATAAGGCCTCTGCTTTCTGTTCTGATTGAAACTGGTTAAAAACCGCTCCGATCCATTCTCTTAAATAAGGATTGCAGTTGCGAAGAGCAAGCCTCCTGTGTTTACTGTCCTGGTTTGAAAGAGCACAGTATTTATAAAGCAAATCCATAAGCGCTGAACGGATGACCGTTTCACTTCCCTTCAGCTCAATCCCCATTCTCTTATGGTTTACAAGCTCCAGACCATATTCCCCGCATTTTTCCTTGACAACTGCAAGGGATTTCTTTACCGTAGACTTACTCACAGCCAGATAGTCTGTAATTTCATCGATTGTGTAGTGTAAATCAGCCAAATACCGAAAGAAGATGGTTTCACTGCGGTCTTCCTTTGAAAGGTAATACAGTTCTTTTGTGATGTGATCCAGTGTAAACTTCATGGAAAGAGGGGGGTTTTTTAAATAACATCTTTTATTATCAAGTACGAAACAGGCCTGTTGAGAGTTTTCCTTCAGAAAACTATTGATTAAGTCGACAGCATATTTAAAAGAACGTTCCGTATATCCAAATCTCTCTATTAACTCTCTGTAAATAAACCCATCCTTCGATGAATTTACCAGATAAAGAAGTTCGATTTCCCGCTTTCCGATTTGAAACATAGCTAAACTCCATTCTTTTAATATCCACTAGTTTATTTTATAATATAGGATAGCAATTTTAATGTAAAGGTTATCCTTGGGCTGTGTTTTTTACAACAAATACCCTAAATAAAATATTGTATATTCTATATTTTTGACAATTCTGTCAAAAAATATTGCTGAATGCCAGAACCCTCTTTATCTGTCTTCGCTTCTCTGTTCATATTTAGCCTTATATAAAAATACTGCCGTCTTAATTTTTTACCTGTTTAGGAAAGAACAAAAGATTTCCTTTTGCTTCTGCCAAAAGTAGTTTTAAACTGAACCAGAAAATTCTTTATATCAATATTCCTAATGGCATCAGGATTTGAATGATCGCTGTTGCAGGGACATAACAATAGGCTTTGTAGTCATGGGAATCCGGATTGCCATGACCACTGACTGACTAGTGAGCGCTATCCTTTTCAACACTAGTATTCTCAATGCAAAGCAGTTCAGATATTCAAACCATAGTACATAACACTTGGGAGTGGTCAGCTAAAGATACAAAAAAACACCGTTTTTCAGGGAATTCCCATAAAAAGCGATGTTTTTTATTAAATGTTTACAATTCCTTTTTAGCCTGATAAATCAATAAATTATGCTATCGTATCGGTTAGATATAACATAATAACAACCCGAAAAATGTTTTTGTCATATGCCGAATTATCTTTCGAGGTTAAAATTTTATCTCCCCTCTTCTTTATGATACAGTTATAAGTATTAATAATCTTTATATATAATATAGATGTTTCCATTACCATATTTATGCTTAACATCTTTTCATCTGTTTTATCTGTTTCAACAATAGCATTTTCCAATAAGGTTCCAATAATTACACTTATGTCATAGGAAGAATCAAAAAAAACCTCAGGTATTTTTAAATTGATGTTAACATCAATTAATTTTTCCCTGGCATATCTTAAAAGATAATTTATATTGCTATCAATTTCTTTGTTTCCAGAAGAGGCTAACTCTTTTGGATTATCGACTAATTCACTCATATTTTCAAGATAGCTAAGAATATCTTTAGAATTACTGGCCTTTGCCATCGACATTAAATCCCTTATATGATATTTCATATCATGCTGCAAAGACCTTATCTCTTGCTGAGTTCTCATAATAAGTTCTAATTGGTTTGCATACATTATAGAGGTCTGAACTGCAATTTCTTTATCCATATTTTCTAGATAAGATTCTTCAACTGCACTATAGATATAAAACGTTATTATATTGATAATCAAAAGACCTGCACCTTCAATTACCCTGACATCATGCATAGGGCGGCGGGTGACTATTAAATAATGTATCATTACAATACTACATAGAGGAATGAGCAATAAAAACTTCCAATTCAGTGCATATTATTTTTTCATCATCACAGATTGCCACCTGTATAACACTTTGGGAAGTTTCCATTATTGTTTCCCCCTCCCTCTTTCTTTTTTATATTTTAATTTATTATTAATTATAAATCAACTCTTCTAACTAATTTTGACGTAATCATGCATACTATAGGTTAATAAAATACTATAGTTGCTTTATATATTATAGCAGATAAAATCTTTCTATGGTACGGGGTTAAAAATGAAAGAAATACTAAAGCAGATAGGAGAGCATATATTTATTCGTAGAAAGCAGTTTAATTTAAAACGAGAAGAATTCAGCTGAATAAGCTATGAGGCTTTCGCCTTTTCCCTGCCCAGTGCCTTATTCACAACAGAAAACCTGCGTTTGGCACGGAATCAGCCTCCCGCTATCATAAGATTCCCCCGTAAACCTGTATGCAAAACAAACCTTCCTGAATCCGGAAGCATTACCCTGCATGGAGTAAAAGTCATAGTCAATTCTCCTAACCTATATAAAAAGTTCACCATTCAAGTTTTTATATCAAGTGATAATAGTTTCATTAATTGTCTCGGAAATGGCATG of the Lacrimispora indolis DSM 755 genome contains:
- a CDS encoding GHKL domain-containing protein, which encodes MIHYLIVTRRPMHDVRVIEGAGLLIINIITFYIYSAVEESYLENMDKEIAVQTSIMYANQLELIMRTQQEIRSLQHDMKYHIRDLMSMAKASNSKDILSYLENMSELVDNPKELASSGNKEIDSNINYLLRYAREKLIDVNINLKIPEVFFDSSYDISVIIGTLLENAIVETDKTDEKMLSINMVMETSILYIKIINTYNCIIKKRGDKILTSKDNSAYDKNIFRVVIMLYLTDTIA
- a CDS encoding PTS sugar transporter subunit IIB, with protein sequence MMKVLAVCGLGMGSSLILRMNIEEVFQTEGVKAEVEHSDASAASAEACDFIVTTKEIAQSLQNPRGKVIILDNFIDKEEIKRVLKENNVF
- a CDS encoding BglG family transcription antiterminator yields the protein MFQIGKREIELLYLVNSSKDGFIYRELIERFGYTERSFKYAVDLINSFLKENSQQACFVLDNKRCYLKNPPLSMKFTLDHITKELYYLSKEDRSETIFFRYLADLHYTIDEITDYLAVSKSTVKKSLAVVKEKCGEYGLELVNHKRMGIELKGSETVIRSALMDLLYKYCALSNQDSKHRRLALRNCNPYLREWIGAVFNQFQSEQKAEALFSSIWEYLPVIQNDEIYILAMVNLILIFYRTGNGCYVSADTEEYVGLEGRKLAEAISISCEKNLKIKLPCEEFFKFVIVLNKGYSIESNEKDQYLLIGSMIWIHRLVSDLLQKYTNRSFQSLSNEYSLNEALDMLNNHFYAAVERVRRNIYIQNPILQDIKEEYREAFHDVESSLEGLENYLEKKFSQDDIGYFTLLLENIISQVRKQKKRVRRIVLICGLGYGTAQMVKNKIMQKFDVVIEDVIPYYKLDAYVDNQNIDLFVSTVPVKINTISNVVEVNPLLTEQDTEALIKAGMVRGGNDLSALMQLIEQNAVITNRSRLEKNLKELYGIRDLEHSKYEILLKFLPETRILVNQTYHDWQEAIYAAGGLLVETDCVLPSYVEDMINNIKEFGSYITIGNGIALPHARNKNNVKKTAFSLITLKEPVVFENGKKIDTVISFCNVAGNEYTTALTALMELSENQSFLDYKKEVKTPNQLLEYIKKLK
- a CDS encoding PTS sugar transporter subunit IIA, with translation MSIINEKCIALRLDASDAQEGIVKAGQVLLQEGYIRQGYIDAMLKNFEKNGPYFAIAPGFAMPHARPEEGVIQSGISLITLKNPVSFGSSNDPVKLIMALATSNDNEHLEFMTKIAGLLGKERVIEKLYQCKTTDEVMSVLNNN
- a CDS encoding DUF6783 domain-containing protein, encoding MGRLSGSLPAFYSRECLKTHCPNLRAPLCGIFAPNSVGVAHYAAFIWNKSPTKCNAHLGTSNFQTHPKRI
- a CDS encoding PTS ascorbate transporter subunit IIC, with product MAAVNWIATNIFGNAGFLLGIIVMLGLILQKKSFSQTVQGTIKAIIGFQIIGIGSGIVVSSLNVFQPMWAEVFGLEAQSLGTYMGQNDFVKKFGTVVTLSMTFGFLINVLLARFTKFKYIYLTGHMMFWTSLIFAGIIFDQNINANTFAVIVFLSIVLGVYWTLQPALTQPFLRKITGNDSVALGHTSASVAFLGAVAGKFVGNKDKSTEDLVISDKWGFLRDSNIVTGITMAVLFIIGTVLLMMKQTEGAGEILATSGDTSFIIYSILTSLQFAGGIAVVLFGVRMFIGEMVPAFKGIATKVVPGAVPALDCPIVYPYAPNAVIIGFLGAFVASLVWLVVLGNTVGYVFVPTMIAIFFHAGTAGVFGNKTGGIRGALFAGVITATVIAVGQYIMVTFLAPSTVPDVVMWAADSDMFIIGPIIRFIAGFLF